The Pseudomonas baetica genome includes a region encoding these proteins:
- the acs gene encoding acetate--CoA ligase: protein MFDISTFPKADAVRRAAQLSQDDYQRLYRESIEHPSAFWAEQALRFLDWSTPWQTVQRYDLKAGEAAWFAGGKLNVSYNCIDRHLEQRGDQTALLWEGDDPAESAQITYKKLHHHVCRLANVLKSRGVKKGDRVCIYMPMIPEAVYAMLACARIGAIHSVVFGGFSPDSLRDRILDADCRTVITADEGVRGGKFVPLKQNVDKALQNCPAVSTVVVVERTQGNVDWVEGRDLWYHQAVRDVSDDCPPEPMDAEDPLFILYTSGSTGKPKGVLHTTGGYLLQAAMTFKYVLDYRDGEVFWCTADVGWVTGHSYIVYGPLANGATTLMFEGVPSYPNSSRFWQVIDKHKVNIFYTAPTALRALMREGAEPLKETSRQSLRLLGSVGEPINPEAWEWYFNVVGEQRCPIVDTWWQTETGGIMLSPLVSAQRIKPGCATQPMFGVQPVLLDEQGKEIKGAGSGVLAIKSSWPAQIRSVYGDPQRMVDTYFKPYPGYYFTGDGARRDEDGDYWITGRIDDVINVSGHRIGTAEVESALVLHDSIAEAAVVGYPHDVKGQGIYAFVTPMNGTEPNDELKKELLAHVSKEIGSFAKPDLIQWAPALPKTRSGKIMRRILRKIACNELDSLGDTSTLADPSVVQGLIDKRLNQ from the coding sequence ATGTTCGATATCAGCACGTTCCCCAAAGCCGATGCCGTCCGCCGGGCTGCTCAGTTGAGTCAGGACGACTATCAGCGCCTGTACCGCGAATCCATTGAACACCCCAGCGCTTTCTGGGCCGAACAGGCCCTGCGCTTCCTCGACTGGAGCACACCGTGGCAGACCGTTCAGCGCTACGACCTGAAAGCCGGTGAAGCCGCCTGGTTTGCCGGCGGCAAGCTGAACGTCAGTTACAACTGCATCGACCGCCATCTCGAACAACGCGGCGATCAGACCGCCCTGCTCTGGGAAGGCGACGACCCTGCCGAATCGGCGCAAATCACTTATAAAAAACTCCATCACCATGTCTGCCGATTGGCCAACGTGCTGAAAAGCCGTGGCGTCAAGAAAGGCGACCGGGTCTGCATTTACATGCCGATGATCCCCGAAGCCGTCTACGCCATGCTCGCCTGCGCACGGATCGGTGCGATTCATTCGGTGGTGTTCGGCGGGTTCTCCCCGGATTCATTACGTGACCGCATCCTCGATGCCGATTGCCGCACGGTGATCACCGCCGACGAAGGCGTGCGCGGCGGTAAATTCGTGCCGCTGAAACAGAACGTCGATAAAGCCCTGCAAAATTGCCCGGCTGTCAGCACCGTCGTCGTGGTCGAGCGCACCCAAGGCAATGTGGACTGGGTCGAGGGCCGCGATCTCTGGTATCACCAGGCCGTGCGCGATGTCAGCGATGACTGCCCGCCAGAGCCGATGGACGCCGAAGATCCGCTGTTCATCCTTTACACCTCCGGCAGCACCGGCAAACCCAAAGGTGTGCTGCACACCACGGGTGGCTACTTGCTGCAAGCGGCGATGACCTTCAAGTACGTGCTCGACTACCGCGACGGCGAAGTGTTCTGGTGTACCGCCGACGTCGGCTGGGTCACCGGCCACAGCTACATCGTCTACGGCCCGCTGGCCAATGGTGCGACCACGTTGATGTTCGAAGGCGTACCGAGCTATCCGAACAGCTCGCGCTTCTGGCAGGTGATCGACAAACACAAGGTCAACATCTTCTACACCGCGCCCACCGCCCTGCGTGCGTTGATGCGCGAAGGCGCCGAACCGCTGAAGGAAACGTCGCGCCAGAGCCTCAGATTGCTCGGCAGCGTCGGTGAGCCGATCAACCCGGAAGCGTGGGAATGGTATTTCAACGTGGTCGGCGAACAGCGCTGCCCCATTGTCGATACCTGGTGGCAGACCGAGACCGGCGGCATCATGCTCAGCCCGTTGGTCAGCGCCCAGCGGATCAAACCGGGTTGCGCCACGCAACCGATGTTCGGCGTGCAGCCGGTGCTGCTGGATGAGCAGGGCAAGGAAATCAAAGGCGCCGGCAGTGGCGTGCTCGCCATCAAATCAAGCTGGCCGGCGCAGATCCGCAGCGTCTATGGCGACCCGCAACGGATGGTCGACACCTATTTCAAACCCTACCCCGGTTACTACTTCACCGGCGACGGCGCCCGTCGCGATGAGGATGGCGATTACTGGATCACCGGGCGTATCGACGATGTGATCAACGTTTCCGGCCATCGCATCGGCACCGCTGAAGTGGAAAGCGCGCTGGTGCTGCACGACAGCATCGCCGAGGCGGCCGTGGTCGGTTATCCCCACGACGTCAAAGGCCAGGGCATCTACGCCTTCGTCACCCCCATGAACGGCACCGAACCGAATGACGAATTGAAGAAAGAACTGCTGGCCCACGTCAGCAAGGAAATCGGCAGCTTCGCCAAACCGGACCTGATTCAGTGGGCGCCGGCCTTGCCGAAAACCCGCTCAGGCAAGATCATGCGCCGCATCCTGCGCAAGATCGCCTGCAACGAACTCGACAGCCTCGGCGACACCTCGACCCTGGCCGACCCGAGCGTGGTGCAAGGCCTGATCGACAAGCGCCTCAATCAGTAA
- a CDS encoding oxygenase MpaB family protein: MEFIRSRIETQLMSLTGLSLGQLDLENPKGDPGLFGPDSVSWQVHGDFSSMLIGGISALLLQALHPLALAGVWDHSNFRQDMLGRLRRTSQFVSGTTFGSRRDADWLIEKVRTIHLQVVGTAPDGRPYAASDPDLLTWVHVAEVSNFLAAHLRYRNPQLSLADQDRYYAEIALVAERLGARDVPKSRQAVADYLQRMRPQLLCDERSREVLRLLLDAPAPSLLARPFGDLMMKAGIDLLPDWASDMLDVRQSSLQRQLIRASVRRSAPMLRWAMRNGSVQRAKRRMGLPT, from the coding sequence ATGGAATTCATCCGCAGCCGTATCGAAACCCAACTCATGAGCCTGACCGGACTGTCCCTCGGTCAGCTCGACCTGGAAAACCCCAAGGGCGATCCCGGTCTGTTCGGCCCGGACTCCGTCAGTTGGCAGGTGCACGGTGACTTCAGCAGCATGTTGATCGGCGGCATCAGTGCGCTGTTGCTGCAAGCACTGCATCCGCTGGCGCTGGCCGGGGTCTGGGATCACTCGAACTTTCGTCAGGACATGCTTGGGCGTCTGCGCCGCACCAGCCAGTTTGTGTCCGGCACTACCTTCGGTTCGCGGCGGGATGCCGACTGGCTGATCGAGAAAGTGCGCACCATTCACCTGCAAGTAGTCGGCACCGCGCCGGATGGTCGGCCCTATGCGGCCAGTGATCCTGATTTGCTGACGTGGGTGCATGTGGCGGAAGTCAGCAACTTCCTCGCCGCGCATTTGCGTTACCGCAATCCGCAGTTGTCGCTGGCGGATCAGGATCGTTATTACGCGGAAATCGCCTTGGTCGCCGAACGCTTGGGCGCCCGCGACGTACCGAAGTCACGGCAAGCTGTGGCGGATTATCTGCAACGCATGCGCCCGCAGTTGCTGTGCGATGAACGCAGCCGTGAAGTCCTGCGCCTGCTGCTCGACGCGCCAGCCCCCAGCCTGTTGGCGCGGCCCTTTGGCGATCTGATGATGAAGGCCGGTATCGACCTGTTGCCGGACTGGGCCAGCGACATGCTCGATGTGCGGCAGAGTTCGCTGCAACGGCAACTGATCCGCGCCAGCGTCAGGCGCAGCGCGCCGATGCTGCGTTGGGCGATGCGTAATGGCTCGGTGCAGAGAGCCAAACGTCGTATGGGCCTGCCGACCTGA
- a CDS encoding class I SAM-dependent rRNA methyltransferase: MSSLNQALRAALDQRHDLLAELHSQGTDCYRLFHGSQEGAGGLTIDRYGPQLLVQSFHQTPERDDLLQLHAMVNQALGFETLLVYNDRSRGNSRIDREDSVYKAEDAALADLVGHEWGLNYRVRGRHAGQDPLLFLDLRNTRGWVKDHAKGKSVLNLFAYTCGVGLSAAAGGAREVCNLDFAEGNLAVGRENGQLNPQLPEMEFIQSDYFPAIRQLAGLPISQRRGQKLPSYQRLEQRQYDLVLLDPPAWAKSAFGTVDLLRDYQSLLKPALLTTADNGVLICCNNLAKVSMDDWREQVLRCAEKAGRPVREWSVMTPGADFPSMDQQPPLKTLILQL; encoded by the coding sequence ATGTCTTCCTTGAATCAGGCGCTGCGCGCCGCCCTCGACCAACGCCACGATTTGCTCGCTGAGCTGCACAGCCAGGGCACCGATTGCTATCGCCTGTTCCACGGCAGCCAGGAAGGCGCCGGCGGCCTGACCATCGACCGCTACGGCCCGCAATTGCTGGTGCAGAGCTTTCACCAGACGCCGGAGCGTGACGATCTGTTGCAACTGCACGCCATGGTCAATCAGGCCCTCGGCTTCGAAACCCTGCTGGTTTATAACGACCGCTCCCGGGGCAACTCGCGTATTGATCGCGAAGACAGCGTCTATAAAGCCGAGGACGCCGCGCTGGCTGATCTGGTCGGGCACGAATGGGGGCTCAATTACCGCGTGCGCGGACGCCATGCCGGGCAGGATCCACTGCTTTTCCTCGACCTGCGCAACACCCGCGGCTGGGTCAAGGATCACGCCAAAGGCAAAAGCGTGCTCAACCTGTTCGCCTACACCTGCGGCGTTGGCCTGAGTGCTGCGGCCGGTGGTGCGCGTGAGGTGTGCAATCTGGACTTCGCCGAAGGCAACCTCGCGGTCGGTCGCGAAAACGGCCAGCTCAATCCGCAATTGCCCGAGATGGAATTTATCCAGTCCGATTACTTCCCGGCCATCCGCCAGCTCGCCGGCCTGCCGATCAGCCAGCGGCGCGGGCAGAAGCTGCCGAGCTACCAGCGCCTGGAACAACGCCAATACGATCTGGTGCTGCTCGATCCACCGGCCTGGGCCAAAAGCGCGTTCGGCACCGTCGACCTGCTGCGCGATTATCAAAGCCTGCTCAAACCGGCACTGCTGACCACCGCCGACAATGGTGTGCTGATCTGCTGCAACAATCTGGCGAAGGTCAGCATGGACGACTGGCGTGAGCAAGTGTTGCGCTGCGCCGAGAAGGCCGGCCGTCCGGTGCGCGAATGGAGCGTGATGACGCCGGGTGCGGATTTCCCGTCGATGGACCAACAGCCGCCGCTGAAAACCCTGATCCTGCAGCTCTGA